A section of the Dromaius novaehollandiae isolate bDroNov1 chromosome 6, bDroNov1.hap1, whole genome shotgun sequence genome encodes:
- the CRTAC1 gene encoding cartilage acidic protein 1 isoform X2 codes for MRSRRRGGAGQPPWPVPRMLALCLASLACLAEGSQRSEPMFAAVTHHLLPPDYDSNPTQLNYGVAVTDLDADGNFEIVVAGYNGPNLVLKYDRARGRLVNVAQDERGSPYYALRDRQGNAIGVAACDIDGDGREEVYFLNTNNAFSGMATYTDKLFKLRNGRWEDILSDEVNRDVASRFAGRSVACVDRTGSGRYAIYIANYASGNVGPHALLEMDAAASDPARGVVVLVDVAAAAGVNKYTGGRGVAVGPILSDSASDIFCGNENSPNFLFHNQGDGTYRDVAAAVGLDDPYQHGRGVALADFNRDGRLDVVYGNWNGPHRLYLQAGAPGRVRFRDIATPKFSMPSPVRTVIAADFDNDQELEVFFNNIAYRGSSANRLFRLIRREHADPVVEELNPGDALEPEGRGTGGVVTDIDGDGLLDLILSHGESMAQPISIFKGTQGTGNNWLRVIPRTRFGAFARGAKVVLFTRRSGAHLRVIDGGSGYLCEMEPVAHFGLGRDEASSLEVTWPDGRVVVRAVASSETNSVLEIPYPPDAEEPLASAPVECGQGFSQHQSGRCIDTDECTEFPFVCPRDKPICINTYGGYRCRSNKRCGRGFEPNEDGTACVAQVAFFGGYPSAGSWPWPPHGALLPLGLGLCLCLYAL; via the exons ATGCGCTCCCGTcggcgcgggggcgccgggcagcCCCCCTGGCCC GTGCCCAGGATGCTGGCACTGTGCCTGGCGTCCCTGGCCTGCCTCGCCGAGGGCTCCCAGCGCAGCGAGCCCATGTTCGCGGCCGTCACCCACCACCTCCTCCCACCCGACTATGACAGCAACCCCACGCAGCTCAACTACGGTGTGGCTGTCACCGACCTCGATGCCGACGGCAACTTCGAGATCGTGGTGGCTGG GTACAACGGCCCCAACCTGGTGCTGAAGTATGACAGGGCCCGGGGGCGGCTGGTGAACGTGGCGCAGGACGAACGCGGCTCCCCTTACTATGCGCTGCGGGACCGCCAGGGCAACGCCATCGGCGTGGCAGCCTGCGACATCGACGGCGATGGCCGCGAGGAGGTCTACTTCCTCAACACCAACAACGCCTTCTCCG GCATGGCCACCTACACGGACAAGCTCTTCAAACTCCGCAACGGGCGCTGGGAGGACATCCTGAGCGATGAGGTGAACCGGGACGTGGCCAGCCGCTTTGCCGGGCGCTCGGTGGCCTGCGTGGACAGGACG GGCTCCGGCAGGTATGCCATCTACATCGCCAACTATGCCAGTGGCAACGTGGGCCCCCACGCCCTCCTCGAGATGGACGCAGCTGCCAGCGACCCTGCGCGCGGTGTCGTGGTGCTGGTGGATgtggccgccgcggccggcgtcAACAAGTACACAG GCGGCCGCGGGGTGGCCGTTGGCCCCATCCTGAGTGACAGCGCCTCCGACATATTCTGCGGGAACGAGAACAGCCCCAACTTCCTCTTCCACAACCAGGGGGACGGGACCTACCGGGACGTGGCAGCCGCTGTGG GCCTGGACGACCCCTACCAGCACGGACGCGGCGTGGCGCTGGCCGACTTCAACCGCGACGGCCGCTTGGACGTGGTCTACGGGAACTGGAATGGGCCCCACCGCCTCTACCTGCAGGCGGGGGCCCCCGGGCGTGTGCGATTCAGG GACATCGCCACCCCCAAGTTCTCCATGCCATCCCCCGTCCGCACTGTCATCGCCGCTGACTTCGACAATGACCAGGAGCTGGAGGTTTTCTTTAACAACATCGCCTACCGCGGCTCCTCCGCCAACCGCCTCTTCCG GCTCATCCGCCGGGAGCACGCGGACCCCGTCGTGGAAGAGCTGAACCCCGGGGACGCGCTGGAGCCCGAGGGACGGGGCACGG GTGGCGTGGTGACGGACATCGATGGAGACGGGCTGCTGGACCTGATCCTGTCCCACGGCGAGTCCATGGCGCAGCCGATCTCCATCTTCAAGGGCACCCAA GGCACTGGCAACAACTGGCTGCGCGTGATCCCCCGCACCCGCTTCGGGGCCTTCGCCCGGGGGGCCAAGGTGGTGCTGTTCACGCGGCGCAGCGGCGCCCACCTGCGTGTCATCGACGGCGGATCGGGGTACCTCTGCGAGATGGAGCCCGTGGCACACTTCGGCCTGG GACGCGATGAAGCCAGCAGCCTGGAGGTGACGTGGCCCGACGGACGGGTGGTGGTGCGAGCCGTGGCCAGCAGCGAGACCAACTCTGTCCTGGAGATCCCCTATCCCCCGGACGCGGAGGAGCCGCTCGCATCCGCCCCGGTGGAG TGCGGGCAGGGATTCTCCCAGCACCAGAGCGGACGCTGCATAG ACACCGACGAGTGCACTGAGTTCCCCTTCGTCTGCCCCCGGGACAAGCCCATCTGCATCAACACCTATGGCGGGTACCGCTGTCGCAGCAACAAGCGCTGCGGCCGGGGCTTTGAGCCCAACGAGGACGGCACTGCTTGCGTGG CTCAAGTAGCCTTTTTTGGGGGATACCCCTCCGCCGGGAGCTGGCCCTGGCCCCCCCATGGTGCCCTCCTCCCTCTAGGCCTCGGACTCTGCCTTTGCCTCTATGCACTTTAA
- the CRTAC1 gene encoding cartilage acidic protein 1 isoform X1, translated as MRSRRRGGAGQPPWPVPRMLALCLASLACLAEGSQRSEPMFAAVTHHLLPPDYDSNPTQLNYGVAVTDLDADGNFEIVVAGYNGPNLVLKYDRARGRLVNVAQDERGSPYYALRDRQGNAIGVAACDIDGDGREEVYFLNTNNAFSGMATYTDKLFKLRNGRWEDILSDEVNRDVASRFAGRSVACVDRTGSGRYAIYIANYASGNVGPHALLEMDAAASDPARGVVVLVDVAAAAGVNKYTGGRGVAVGPILSDSASDIFCGNENSPNFLFHNQGDGTYRDVAAAVGLDDPYQHGRGVALADFNRDGRLDVVYGNWNGPHRLYLQAGAPGRVRFRDIATPKFSMPSPVRTVIAADFDNDQELEVFFNNIAYRGSSANRLFRLIRREHADPVVEELNPGDALEPEGRGTGGVVTDIDGDGLLDLILSHGESMAQPISIFKGTQGTGNNWLRVIPRTRFGAFARGAKVVLFTRRSGAHLRVIDGGSGYLCEMEPVAHFGLGRDEASSLEVTWPDGRVVVRAVASSETNSVLEIPYPPDAEEPLASAPVECGQGFSQHQSGRCIDTDECTEFPFVCPRDKPICINTYGGYRCRSNKRCGRGFEPNEDGTACVDTDECQAQPGPCDHVCHNSPGSFHCHCHRGFTPGAAGRCLRS; from the exons ATGCGCTCCCGTcggcgcgggggcgccgggcagcCCCCCTGGCCC GTGCCCAGGATGCTGGCACTGTGCCTGGCGTCCCTGGCCTGCCTCGCCGAGGGCTCCCAGCGCAGCGAGCCCATGTTCGCGGCCGTCACCCACCACCTCCTCCCACCCGACTATGACAGCAACCCCACGCAGCTCAACTACGGTGTGGCTGTCACCGACCTCGATGCCGACGGCAACTTCGAGATCGTGGTGGCTGG GTACAACGGCCCCAACCTGGTGCTGAAGTATGACAGGGCCCGGGGGCGGCTGGTGAACGTGGCGCAGGACGAACGCGGCTCCCCTTACTATGCGCTGCGGGACCGCCAGGGCAACGCCATCGGCGTGGCAGCCTGCGACATCGACGGCGATGGCCGCGAGGAGGTCTACTTCCTCAACACCAACAACGCCTTCTCCG GCATGGCCACCTACACGGACAAGCTCTTCAAACTCCGCAACGGGCGCTGGGAGGACATCCTGAGCGATGAGGTGAACCGGGACGTGGCCAGCCGCTTTGCCGGGCGCTCGGTGGCCTGCGTGGACAGGACG GGCTCCGGCAGGTATGCCATCTACATCGCCAACTATGCCAGTGGCAACGTGGGCCCCCACGCCCTCCTCGAGATGGACGCAGCTGCCAGCGACCCTGCGCGCGGTGTCGTGGTGCTGGTGGATgtggccgccgcggccggcgtcAACAAGTACACAG GCGGCCGCGGGGTGGCCGTTGGCCCCATCCTGAGTGACAGCGCCTCCGACATATTCTGCGGGAACGAGAACAGCCCCAACTTCCTCTTCCACAACCAGGGGGACGGGACCTACCGGGACGTGGCAGCCGCTGTGG GCCTGGACGACCCCTACCAGCACGGACGCGGCGTGGCGCTGGCCGACTTCAACCGCGACGGCCGCTTGGACGTGGTCTACGGGAACTGGAATGGGCCCCACCGCCTCTACCTGCAGGCGGGGGCCCCCGGGCGTGTGCGATTCAGG GACATCGCCACCCCCAAGTTCTCCATGCCATCCCCCGTCCGCACTGTCATCGCCGCTGACTTCGACAATGACCAGGAGCTGGAGGTTTTCTTTAACAACATCGCCTACCGCGGCTCCTCCGCCAACCGCCTCTTCCG GCTCATCCGCCGGGAGCACGCGGACCCCGTCGTGGAAGAGCTGAACCCCGGGGACGCGCTGGAGCCCGAGGGACGGGGCACGG GTGGCGTGGTGACGGACATCGATGGAGACGGGCTGCTGGACCTGATCCTGTCCCACGGCGAGTCCATGGCGCAGCCGATCTCCATCTTCAAGGGCACCCAA GGCACTGGCAACAACTGGCTGCGCGTGATCCCCCGCACCCGCTTCGGGGCCTTCGCCCGGGGGGCCAAGGTGGTGCTGTTCACGCGGCGCAGCGGCGCCCACCTGCGTGTCATCGACGGCGGATCGGGGTACCTCTGCGAGATGGAGCCCGTGGCACACTTCGGCCTGG GACGCGATGAAGCCAGCAGCCTGGAGGTGACGTGGCCCGACGGACGGGTGGTGGTGCGAGCCGTGGCCAGCAGCGAGACCAACTCTGTCCTGGAGATCCCCTATCCCCCGGACGCGGAGGAGCCGCTCGCATCCGCCCCGGTGGAG TGCGGGCAGGGATTCTCCCAGCACCAGAGCGGACGCTGCATAG ACACCGACGAGTGCACTGAGTTCCCCTTCGTCTGCCCCCGGGACAAGCCCATCTGCATCAACACCTATGGCGGGTACCGCTGTCGCAGCAACAAGCGCTGCGGCCGGGGCTTTGAGCCCAACGAGGACGGCACTGCTTGCGTGG aCACAGACGAGTGCCAGGCACAGCCAGGCCCCTGCGACCACGTCTGCCACAACAGCCCCGGCTCCTTCCACTGCCACTGCCACCGCGGCTTCACCCCAGGCGCGGCTGGACGCTGCCTGCGCAGCTAG
- the GOLGA7B gene encoding golgin subfamily A member 7B, giving the protein MATEVHSLQELRRSASLATKVFVQRDYSDGTTCQFQTKFPPELESRIERQLFEETVKTLNSFYEEAEKIGGSSYLEGCLACATAYFIFLCMETHYEKVLKKISKYIQEQNEKIYAPRGLLLTDPLERGMRVIEISIYEDRCSSGSSSSSSSSSSSGGGGGGAGSR; this is encoded by the exons ATGGCCACCGAG GTGCACAGCCTGCAGGAGCTGAGGCGCAGTGCATCTCTGGCCACCAAGGTCTTCGTGCAGCGGGATTACAGCGACGGCACCACGTGCCAGTTCCAGACCAAGTTCCCCCCCGAGCTGGAGAGCAGG ATCGAGCGCCAGCTCTTTGAGGAAACGGTGAAAACACTTAACAGCTTCTACGAAGAGGCGGAGAAGATCGGGGGCAGCTCATACCTGGAGGGGTGCCTGGCCTGTGCTACCGCCTATTTCATCTTTCTCTGCATGGAGACGCACTATGAGAAG GTCCTGAAGAAGATCTCCAAGTACATCCAGGAGCAGAACGAGAAGATCTACGCGCCGCGGGGACTGCTGCTCACTGACCCCCTGGAGCGTGGCATGAGGGTT ATCGAGATCTCCATCTACGAGGACCGGTGCAGCAgtggcagctccagcagcagcagctccagcagcagcagtggtggtGGGGGAGGCGGCGCAGGCAGCCGGTGA